Proteins co-encoded in one Desulfitobacterium hafniense DCB-2 genomic window:
- the ylqF gene encoding ribosome biogenesis GTPase YlqF: MSIQWFPGHMAKAKRLLLEQLRWVDVVIELGDARLPESSRNPLLQEMLGDKPKIIILNKVDLADPYWTEIWTRKLRQSNPVLAVSATSGAGVGKIVPEVERLMAHKIEKWTAKGIRARSIRVMIVGIPNCGKSSLVNNLIGSAKAKTGNKPGVTRGNQWIRIHERVELLDTPGLLWPKFEDPEVGKKLGAVGAIRDEVLNLEELSLWVLEQLKENYPEALTRYTEDVQNLDLEGIGRKRGCLVKGGQVDILKAAQIFLREFRAGSLGKFTLDHTVK, translated from the coding sequence TTGAGTATTCAGTGGTTTCCTGGCCATATGGCCAAAGCAAAACGGTTGTTGTTGGAACAGCTGCGTTGGGTGGATGTGGTCATCGAATTAGGGGATGCCCGTTTACCGGAAAGCAGCAGAAACCCTCTGCTGCAGGAGATGTTGGGGGATAAGCCGAAAATAATTATCCTGAACAAGGTGGATTTGGCTGATCCTTACTGGACAGAGATCTGGACACGTAAACTTCGTCAATCCAATCCCGTCTTGGCGGTAAGCGCAACCAGCGGTGCCGGAGTAGGCAAAATTGTTCCCGAAGTCGAGCGGCTCATGGCCCATAAGATAGAAAAATGGACGGCCAAAGGAATTCGTGCCCGCAGCATCCGGGTGATGATCGTGGGTATACCTAATTGTGGAAAGTCCTCCCTGGTGAATAATCTTATTGGAAGTGCAAAAGCTAAGACAGGCAATAAACCGGGGGTGACCCGGGGCAATCAGTGGATTCGCATTCATGAGCGAGTGGAGTTGCTGGATACACCGGGGTTGCTTTGGCCAAAGTTTGAAGATCCTGAAGTGGGCAAAAAGCTGGGGGCCGTAGGTGCTATCCGGGATGAAGTGCTCAATCTTGAAGAACTGTCCCTCTGGGTACTGGAGCAGCTCAAGGAAAATTATCCGGAGGCTTTAACCCGGTATACTGAAGATGTTCAAAACCTGGATCTGGAGGGTATTGGACGAAAGAGAGGCTGCTTGGTTAAAGGGGGACAAGTGGATATCTTGAAAGCAGCTCAGATCTTCCTAAGGGAATTCCGGGCAGGTTCATTAGGAAAATTCACTTTGGATCACACAGTGAAATAG